One genomic region from Jiangella sp. DSM 45060 encodes:
- a CDS encoding exo-beta-N-acetylmuramidase NamZ domain-containing protein, with translation MDRRTFIASAGAAGAAVVAAPSVAFAAGNDPARAVLTGAQRLADDGWTALSGHRVGVISNPTGILPDASHIVDSMVASGAVNIVGVFGPEHGFRGSAQAGEAEETTIDPRTGVTVYDAYGAQEAGFMRMFAEAGVEVVVFDIQDVGARFYTYIWTMWSAMRAAARMGLKFVVLDRPNPVGGSARGPMLFPGFESGIGQRYIVQQHGMTVGELARFFNTEFLPDDAGASVEDLEVVTMRRWRPDSRYADTGLPWVLPSPNMPTPETAQVYVGTCVFEGTTASEGRGTTRPFELIGAPYGTYHWADDLNAAGLPGVDFREAYFVPWISKNVGVVNGGVQLHVTDPAAFDPVRTGVAMLVAAKGRYPDAFAWRGGGTSDGFIHKLHGSERLRVMVDAGASADDIVASWQDELAEFDRRRQPYLLYRGRR, from the coding sequence ATGGACCGCCGTACGTTCATCGCATCGGCCGGTGCCGCAGGCGCCGCCGTCGTCGCCGCCCCGTCAGTCGCCTTCGCCGCCGGCAACGACCCGGCGAGGGCGGTGCTGACGGGCGCGCAGCGGCTGGCCGACGACGGCTGGACGGCGTTGTCCGGCCACCGCGTCGGCGTCATCTCGAACCCGACCGGGATCCTGCCCGACGCCTCGCACATCGTCGACAGCATGGTCGCCTCCGGCGCCGTGAACATCGTCGGCGTGTTCGGCCCCGAGCACGGCTTCCGCGGCTCGGCGCAGGCCGGCGAGGCGGAGGAGACGACGATCGACCCGCGCACCGGCGTGACGGTGTACGACGCGTACGGCGCGCAGGAGGCCGGCTTCATGCGGATGTTCGCCGAGGCCGGCGTCGAGGTCGTCGTCTTCGACATCCAGGACGTCGGTGCCCGGTTCTACACCTACATCTGGACCATGTGGTCGGCGATGCGCGCGGCCGCCCGCATGGGGCTGAAGTTCGTCGTGCTGGACCGGCCCAACCCCGTCGGCGGCTCGGCCCGCGGACCGATGCTGTTCCCCGGGTTCGAGTCGGGCATCGGGCAGCGCTACATCGTCCAGCAGCACGGCATGACGGTCGGCGAGCTGGCCCGGTTCTTCAACACCGAGTTCCTGCCCGACGACGCCGGCGCCTCCGTCGAGGATCTCGAGGTCGTGACGATGCGCCGCTGGCGGCCGGATTCCCGCTACGCGGACACCGGTCTGCCGTGGGTGCTGCCCAGCCCGAACATGCCGACCCCCGAGACCGCGCAGGTCTACGTGGGCACCTGCGTGTTCGAGGGGACGACGGCGTCGGAGGGCCGCGGCACGACGCGGCCGTTCGAGCTGATCGGCGCGCCCTACGGCACCTACCACTGGGCCGACGACCTCAACGCGGCCGGGCTGCCCGGCGTCGACTTCCGCGAGGCGTACTTCGTGCCGTGGATCAGCAAGAACGTCGGCGTGGTGAACGGCGGCGTCCAGCTGCACGTCACCGACCCGGCCGCGTTCGACCCGGTCCGCACCGGCGTCGCGATGCTGGTCGCGGCGAAGGGCCGGTATCCGGACGCGTTCGCATGGCGCGGCGGCGGCACCAGCGACGGCTTCATCCACAAGCTGCACGGGTCGGAACGGCTGCGGGTGATGGTCGACGCGGGGGCGTCGGCGGACGATATCGTCGCCTCGTGGCAGGACGAGCTGGCCGAGTTCGACCGGCGCCGCCAGCCCTACCTGCTCTACCGGGGCCGGCGATGA